A window of Roseovarius sp. THAF27 contains these coding sequences:
- a CDS encoding histidine phosphotransferase family protein, whose translation MVSDTNAIAALIGSRICHDLISPIGAVSNGIELLELSGAAASPELALVVDSVAHANARIRFFRLAFGVASPDQDTGAEEVNSILHDLHADERTVIDAFPPGHYPRREVRAVLLALLCAEQAVPYGGRITMTLSDEGWLVRATADRMNSDPELWDLLNGTQGTALPAPAHVQFLILPAAAWDARLDCSANLTDEAAEVRLRRA comes from the coding sequence TTGGTCAGTGATACCAACGCCATCGCCGCATTGATAGGCTCTCGGATCTGCCACGACCTCATCAGTCCGATCGGCGCTGTCAGCAACGGCATCGAACTGCTTGAACTTTCCGGGGCCGCCGCATCGCCCGAATTGGCGCTGGTTGTTGACAGCGTGGCCCATGCCAATGCCCGCATCCGGTTTTTCCGCCTGGCCTTCGGTGTCGCCAGTCCGGATCAGGACACCGGCGCCGAGGAGGTCAATTCGATTCTTCACGACCTCCACGCGGATGAGCGGACGGTGATCGACGCGTTTCCACCCGGTCATTATCCGCGGCGCGAAGTCAGGGCGGTATTGCTTGCCCTGCTCTGTGCCGAACAGGCGGTGCCCTACGGCGGTCGGATCACGATGACGCTTTCGGACGAAGGCTGGCTCGTGCGGGCGACGGCGGACCGGATGAACTCCGATCCGGAGTTGTGGGACCTGTTGAACGGCACGCAGGGCACGGCATTGCCGGCGCCCGCTCATGTCCAGTTCCTGATCCTTCCGGCGGCGGCCTGGGATGCGCGGCTCGACTGCTCTGCCAACCTGACCGACGAGGCGGCCGAGGTCCGGCTCAGGCGCGCGTAA
- a CDS encoding 1-acyl-sn-glycerol-3-phosphate acyltransferase, which translates to MSPTWESRQPAKMAKVHPIGWLILALRLIVLAAIIVPGVFVVLILRLIEPYFFDRRRPLTAWLQRWAIWAGLRIIGLRYLREGQPMRDHGAVVANHASWMDIFALGAGQAITFVSKAEVAGWPGIGFLARLVGTVFINRNPRQADAQRNQLKAELDAGRKLLFFPEGTSTDGMRVLPFKSSLFAAFADLETGMRIQPVTVVYIAPDGVEEPRFYGWWGDMDLGPHMVQVLSRFPQGGVRVIYHEPLRISDFPDRKKLAQALETRVRSAMPPESALPG; encoded by the coding sequence GTGAGCCCGACCTGGGAATCGCGACAGCCTGCGAAGATGGCGAAGGTCCACCCGATTGGCTGGCTGATCCTCGCGCTCCGTCTGATCGTTTTGGCCGCGATCATTGTGCCTGGCGTCTTTGTAGTGCTGATCCTGCGCTTGATTGAGCCCTATTTCTTCGACCGGCGCCGTCCCTTGACTGCCTGGTTGCAACGCTGGGCGATCTGGGCCGGGTTGCGGATCATAGGCCTGCGCTACCTTCGCGAAGGCCAGCCGATGCGCGATCACGGGGCGGTCGTGGCCAACCACGCGTCCTGGATGGATATCTTCGCGCTCGGGGCGGGTCAGGCGATCACTTTTGTGTCCAAGGCGGAAGTGGCAGGCTGGCCCGGTATCGGCTTTTTGGCCCGACTGGTCGGCACCGTGTTCATCAATCGCAACCCGCGGCAGGCCGATGCCCAACGTAACCAATTGAAGGCCGAGTTGGACGCGGGGCGTAAACTGTTGTTCTTCCCGGAAGGCACCTCGACTGACGGAATGCGCGTGCTGCCTTTCAAATCCAGCCTGTTTGCGGCGTTTGCGGATCTGGAAACCGGGATGCGCATTCAACCTGTCACCGTCGTCTATATCGCTCCCGATGGCGTCGAGGAGCCGCGCTTCTACGGCTGGTGGGGCGACATGGATCTCGGTCCGCATATGGTGCAGGTCCTGTCGCGCTTTCCCCAAGGCGGCGTGCGGGTGATCTATCACGAGCCGCTCAGGATCAGCGATTTTCCCGACCGCAAGAAACTGGCCCAAGCCCTGGAGACTCGGGTCAGAAGTGCCATGCCCCCGGAAAGCGCTTTGCCCGGATGA
- a CDS encoding glutamate-5-semialdehyde dehydrogenase: MKDLENIPAVMEEIGQRAKAAAVVLATASPEAKALGLTSAAQAVWDNRADILEANAKDLAFGAEKGLSDAMMDRLMLDETRIGAICDGLRAVAAQQDPVGEVIEEWDRPNGLHIRRVRTPLGVIGVIYESRPNVTADAGALCLKSGNAVILRGGSESFHSSGALHRCLVEGLKEANLPEDAIQLVPTRDRAAVQAMLTMTGTIDVIVPRGGKGLVGLVQREARVPVFAHLEGIVHIYIDKDADPEKALRVVMNAKTRRTGICGAAECLLVHEEAANTIGQGVIRALLEKGVEVRADPALQSVSGTVPANDTDWGFEFLAMVMAAKQVKDLSEAIEHIRKYGSQHTDCIITEEDAAAERFFAELDSAILMRNASTQFADGGEFGMGAEIGIATGKMHARGPVGATQLTSFKYLVEGDGVTRA; encoded by the coding sequence ATGAAAGACCTCGAGAACATTCCGGCTGTGATGGAAGAGATCGGCCAGCGCGCCAAGGCGGCGGCGGTGGTGCTGGCAACGGCGTCGCCAGAGGCGAAAGCGCTTGGGCTGACCTCGGCGGCGCAAGCGGTCTGGGACAATCGCGCAGATATCCTCGAGGCAAATGCCAAGGACCTCGCCTTCGGCGCGGAGAAAGGTCTTTCGGATGCCATGATGGATCGGCTCATGCTCGACGAAACCCGCATCGGGGCGATTTGCGATGGGCTGAGGGCCGTCGCGGCGCAACAAGACCCCGTGGGCGAGGTGATCGAAGAATGGGATCGTCCCAACGGCCTCCATATTCGCCGTGTCCGCACGCCTTTGGGCGTGATCGGCGTGATCTACGAAAGCCGTCCCAATGTGACGGCGGACGCGGGCGCCTTATGTCTCAAATCCGGCAATGCGGTGATCTTGCGTGGCGGCTCGGAGAGTTTTCATTCCTCGGGCGCGCTGCACCGTTGCCTCGTCGAAGGGCTCAAAGAGGCCAACCTGCCCGAGGACGCCATCCAGCTTGTGCCCACCCGTGACCGGGCTGCCGTCCAGGCCATGCTGACGATGACCGGCACGATCGACGTGATCGTACCGCGCGGCGGCAAGGGACTGGTCGGCCTCGTGCAGCGCGAGGCACGGGTTCCCGTCTTTGCCCATCTCGAGGGCATCGTGCATATCTACATCGACAAGGACGCCGACCCGGAAAAGGCGCTGCGCGTCGTGATGAACGCCAAGACCCGCCGCACGGGGATCTGCGGCGCGGCAGAGTGTCTGCTGGTCCACGAAGAGGCCGCCAACACGATCGGACAGGGTGTCATCCGGGCACTTCTCGAAAAGGGGGTGGAAGTGCGTGCAGATCCCGCGCTGCAATCGGTTTCGGGCACCGTTCCGGCCAACGATACGGATTGGGGATTCGAGTTTCTGGCGATGGTCATGGCCGCAAAACAGGTGAAAGACTTGTCGGAAGCCATTGAACACATAAGGAAATACGGGTCCCAGCATACGGATTGCATCATCACAGAAGAAGATGCCGCGGCGGAGCGCTTCTTTGCCGAACTGGACAGCGCGATTCTCATGCGCAATGCGTCGACGCAGTTCGCCGACGGTGGAGAATTCGGCATGGGCGCGGAGATCGGCATCGCAACCGGAAAGATGCACGCCCGCGGTCCCGTTGGCGCCACGCAACTGACCAGCTTCAAATATCTGGTTGAAGGCGACGGGGTTACGCGCGCCTGA
- a CDS encoding RNA methyltransferase → MRDDKMQPRFVLVRPQMGENIGAAARAMWNFGLDRMVVVAPRDGWPNQKAVAMASGAGRLLDEARLVPDLAAAVEEDTFVMATTARVRGLTKPVLSPEGAMQEAARRLSRGERVSVLFGPERAGLENEDVARANAIISVPVNPDFPSLNLAQCVLLCGYEWRRASEAVEATRVDMAGTEWANQQEIEALSSHYEERLEDAGFFFPEAKARGMKINLRNMWSRMALTRADVQMLHGVLRQMVRWKERG, encoded by the coding sequence ATGAGGGACGACAAGATGCAGCCGCGTTTCGTGTTGGTGCGCCCGCAGATGGGCGAGAATATCGGGGCCGCGGCCCGTGCAATGTGGAATTTCGGTCTTGACCGGATGGTGGTCGTCGCCCCGCGCGATGGCTGGCCCAACCAGAAAGCCGTGGCAATGGCCAGCGGCGCGGGACGTTTGCTGGACGAGGCGCGGCTGGTCCCCGACCTCGCGGCCGCGGTCGAGGAAGACACCTTCGTGATGGCCACGACGGCGCGCGTACGCGGCCTGACGAAACCCGTCCTCAGCCCGGAAGGCGCGATGCAAGAGGCCGCCCGCCGCCTGTCGCGCGGCGAGCGTGTGTCGGTCCTCTTCGGGCCAGAGCGCGCGGGGCTGGAAAACGAGGACGTGGCGCGGGCAAATGCGATCATCAGCGTGCCGGTGAATCCGGACTTTCCCAGCTTGAACCTGGCGCAATGCGTTTTGCTGTGCGGGTACGAGTGGCGTCGCGCCTCGGAGGCGGTCGAGGCTACGCGCGTGGACATGGCCGGCACCGAATGGGCCAACCAGCAGGAGATCGAGGCCCTCTCGTCGCATTATGAAGAACGCCTCGAGGACGCAGGCTTTTTCTTTCCCGAGGCCAAGGCCCGCGGTATGAAGATCAATCTGCGCAACATGTGGAGCCGTATGGCCCTGACGCGCGCGGATGTGCAGATGCTTCACGGGGTGCTGCGGCAAATGGTGCGATGGAAGGAGCGCGGTTGA
- a CDS encoding GNAT family N-acetyltransferase: MYTRDVHFTVRLARDEADLQAAQRLRYDVFVSELGGDGPLVDHEAKLERDRFDPHFDHLLLSDDSRGGAIVGVYRVLRDDQADKAGQFYSEDEYDLSVLKRSGRRIMELGRSCLAEGYRGGAAMYHLWNGLARYVAEHDIEILFGVASFHGTDPAKLAQPLSLLHHRHLAPEALRVRTVAEHYQPLDLVPADQIDRRAAMLQVPALIKAYLRLGGFVGDGAFIDETFNTTDVCLVMDTGRLNARQKAIYSKGADL; the protein is encoded by the coding sequence ATGTATACTCGCGATGTGCACTTCACCGTTAGGCTGGCCCGGGACGAGGCCGATCTGCAGGCGGCACAACGCCTGAGATACGATGTTTTCGTCTCCGAACTTGGCGGTGACGGTCCTCTCGTGGATCACGAAGCGAAGCTGGAGCGCGATCGTTTTGACCCGCATTTCGACCACCTTCTGTTGTCCGACGATTCCCGTGGCGGCGCGATCGTGGGGGTCTATCGCGTCCTGCGCGATGACCAGGCAGACAAGGCCGGTCAATTCTACTCCGAGGATGAATACGACCTTTCGGTTCTCAAGCGATCAGGGCGGCGTATAATGGAGCTTGGCCGCTCCTGCTTGGCGGAAGGGTATCGCGGCGGCGCCGCGATGTACCATCTGTGGAACGGGCTCGCGCGGTACGTGGCCGAGCATGACATCGAGATCCTGTTCGGCGTCGCCAGCTTTCACGGCACCGATCCGGCAAAACTCGCACAGCCGCTTTCGCTTCTGCATCACAGGCATCTCGCGCCCGAGGCCCTGCGGGTCCGCACCGTGGCGGAACACTACCAACCGCTGGACCTCGTGCCCGCAGACCAGATCGACCGGCGCGCGGCGATGCTGCAGGTGCCCGCGCTGATCAAGGCCTATCTCAGACTGGGCGGTTTCGTGGGTGACGGCGCTTTCATCGACGAAACCTTCAATACAACCGACGTGTGCCTCGTGATGGATACCGGGCGGCTCAACGCACGGCAGAAGGCGATCTATTCGAAAGGAGCCGACCTGTGA
- a CDS encoding thiamine phosphate synthase, translating into MAEPEQPQIYLITPPEIELARFPQALSRVLDDHEIACVRLALSTHDETALCRAADACREVAHARDVAIVIDTHFVLADRLGLDGVHLTDGARTVRKARKELGTDAIVGAFCAASRHEGMSAAEAGADYVSFGPAGVSALGDGSQAEPELYEWWSQMIEVPVVAEGALDKATMAHLASMTDFFGIGEEIWREDDPSAALANLIAAGA; encoded by the coding sequence ATGGCCGAGCCCGAGCAGCCCCAGATTTACCTGATCACCCCGCCAGAAATCGAACTGGCGCGATTTCCGCAGGCCCTGAGCCGGGTTCTGGACGACCACGAGATCGCCTGTGTCCGCCTTGCACTTTCAACGCATGACGAGACGGCGCTGTGCCGTGCGGCCGATGCCTGCCGCGAGGTGGCCCACGCCCGCGACGTGGCCATCGTGATCGACACGCATTTCGTTCTGGCTGATCGTCTGGGACTGGATGGTGTTCACCTGACAGACGGTGCGCGCACCGTGCGCAAGGCCCGCAAGGAACTGGGGACGGACGCGATTGTGGGCGCTTTTTGCGCCGCGTCACGGCACGAGGGCATGAGCGCGGCCGAGGCCGGCGCCGACTATGTCAGTTTCGGGCCGGCGGGTGTGTCCGCCCTGGGCGACGGGTCGCAGGCGGAGCCGGAGCTTTACGAATGGTGGTCGCAGATGATCGAGGTGCCTGTCGTCGCGGAGGGCGCGTTGGACAAGGCCACCATGGCGCATCTTGCCAGCATGACGGACTTTTTCGGTATTGGCGAGGAAATCTGGCGCGAAGATGATCCCAGTGCCGCGCTGGCCAATCTGATCGCAGCCGGGGCCTGA
- the obgE gene encoding GTPase ObgE — MKFLDLAKVYIRSGSGGNGCISFRREKYIEYGGPDGGDGGGGGSVWVEAVDGLNTLIDFRYQQHFFADNGKPGMGKQRTGADGDDILLRVPVGTEILDEDQETVIADLTEVGERVCLAKGGNGGWGNLRFKTSTNQAPRRSNPGQEGVERTIWLRLKLIADVGLVGLPNAGKSTFLAATSNARPKVADYPFTTLHPNLGVVGVDNTEFVVADIPGLIDGASEGRGLGDLFLGHVERCAVLLHLVDGSSGTLLDDYRTIVNELEAYGGGLAEKPRVTVLNKIDTLDDEERDFLKEELEALTGSRVLLMSGVSREGVTDVLRVLRAYIDEGRLRERSGDDEDAPWQP, encoded by the coding sequence ATGAAGTTTCTCGATCTCGCCAAGGTTTACATCCGCTCGGGCAGCGGCGGCAACGGATGCATCAGCTTCCGGCGCGAGAAGTATATCGAATACGGCGGTCCCGACGGGGGCGACGGCGGTGGCGGCGGCTCGGTCTGGGTCGAAGCCGTGGACGGGTTGAACACCCTCATCGATTTTCGCTACCAGCAGCATTTCTTCGCCGACAATGGCAAGCCGGGGATGGGCAAGCAGCGCACCGGCGCGGACGGCGACGACATCTTGCTGCGCGTGCCCGTGGGCACCGAGATCCTCGACGAGGATCAGGAGACGGTGATCGCCGACCTGACCGAGGTGGGCGAGCGTGTCTGCCTTGCCAAGGGCGGCAATGGCGGATGGGGCAACCTGCGGTTCAAGACGTCGACGAACCAGGCGCCGCGCCGCTCCAATCCCGGGCAAGAGGGTGTCGAGCGTACCATCTGGCTACGCCTCAAGCTGATCGCGGATGTGGGCCTGGTGGGTTTGCCCAACGCGGGCAAATCGACGTTCCTGGCAGCCACGTCCAACGCGCGGCCCAAGGTTGCCGATTATCCCTTCACCACGCTGCACCCCAATCTCGGTGTCGTCGGCGTCGACAATACCGAGTTCGTGGTCGCGGACATTCCCGGCCTGATCGACGGCGCATCCGAGGGGCGGGGGCTGGGCGATCTCTTCCTGGGTCACGTGGAACGCTGTGCCGTCCTCTTGCATCTGGTTGACGGATCGTCCGGCACGCTTCTCGACGACTACCGCACCATCGTAAACGAGCTTGAGGCCTATGGCGGTGGTTTGGCCGAAAAGCCGCGCGTCACCGTGCTGAACAAGATAGACACTTTGGACGACGAAGAACGTGATTTTCTGAAGGAAGAGCTAGAGGCCCTGACCGGATCGCGCGTTCTGCTGATGTCCGGCGTCTCACGCGAAGGGGTAACGGACGTGCTGCGCGTGCTGCGGGCCTATATCGACGAGGGCCGGTTGCGCGAGCGGTCGGGTGACGACGAGGACGCCCCGTGGCAACCGTAG
- the proB gene encoding glutamate 5-kinase has product MATVADAKRLVVKIGSALLVDRDSGKLRHDWLIALAEDVARLRNRGTDVILVSSGSIALGRGVLKLPGADLSLEQSQAAAAVGQIQLATAYTEVLATHDIIAAQVLVTLEDSADRRRYLNSRATLEQLLSLGVVPIVNENDTVATDEIRYGDNDRMAAQIAVTAGADQLILLSDVDGFYSANPRVDPGAKRFNLISHITPEIEAMAGAAGSGLSKGGMKTKLLAARTATAAGCDMAITEGSVLHPISALENGAPATWFAAQGDPQQKRKQWIAAMKPKGRLIVDAGAVKALRAGSSLLVAGVADVTGRFGRGDAVEVADETGAVLGQGLTRYDASDAARIKRLRSDQIEEVLGYPARGPLIHRDDMAI; this is encoded by the coding sequence GTGGCAACCGTAGCCGACGCGAAGCGGCTTGTCGTCAAGATCGGCTCTGCATTGCTTGTCGACCGTGACAGCGGCAAGCTGCGGCACGACTGGCTGATCGCGCTGGCCGAGGATGTGGCGCGCCTGCGAAATCGGGGAACCGACGTGATACTGGTGTCCTCGGGGTCTATCGCGCTTGGCCGGGGCGTGCTGAAACTGCCCGGCGCCGATCTGTCGCTGGAGCAATCCCAGGCCGCTGCCGCCGTCGGCCAGATCCAGCTTGCCACCGCCTATACCGAAGTCTTGGCCACGCACGACATCATCGCGGCTCAGGTCCTGGTCACGCTGGAAGACAGCGCCGACAGGCGGCGCTATCTCAATTCCCGGGCAACGTTGGAACAGCTACTGTCCCTTGGCGTGGTGCCGATCGTGAACGAGAACGACACGGTCGCGACCGATGAAATCCGCTATGGCGACAACGATCGCATGGCGGCCCAGATCGCGGTGACCGCCGGTGCGGACCAGTTGATCCTGCTCAGCGACGTGGACGGGTTCTACTCCGCGAACCCCAGGGTCGATCCAGGCGCAAAACGCTTCAACCTGATCTCGCATATCACGCCCGAGATCGAGGCGATGGCGGGCGCTGCAGGGTCGGGCCTGTCGAAGGGCGGCATGAAGACCAAGCTGCTGGCCGCCCGGACCGCCACGGCGGCCGGATGCGACATGGCGATTACAGAAGGGTCGGTGCTGCACCCGATCAGTGCCCTGGAAAATGGCGCGCCGGCAACGTGGTTCGCCGCGCAGGGCGACCCGCAGCAAAAGCGCAAACAATGGATCGCCGCCATGAAACCGAAGGGCCGGCTGATCGTCGATGCGGGCGCGGTCAAGGCGCTGCGCGCTGGCTCCAGCCTTTTGGTGGCCGGTGTCGCAGATGTGACCGGGCGGTTCGGTCGGGGCGACGCGGTCGAGGTCGCGGACGAAACCGGCGCCGTACTAGGGCAGGGGTTGACGCGCTACGACGCCTCGGACGCTGCGCGGATCAAGCGGCTGCGCTCGGACCAGATCGAGGAGGTGCTGGGTTATCCTGCCCGTGGGCCGCTCATACATCGGGACGATATGGCCATATGA
- a CDS encoding 50S ribosomal protein L21 gives MFAVLKTGGKQYKVQSGDMLRVEKLAADAGEKVQFNEILMLGGDSPVVGVPLIEGAAVQAEVVDQIKGDKVINFVKRRRKHGSQRTRGHRQQLTLLRVTEILEKGADKSGVKAAVGASALAVGMGKTRYADNKAEQAEMAKRVKNDEAKEKSVAKKAEPKAEKKAEEKKAAPKKAAKAEGGDDLKKLSGVGPALEKKLHEAGVTTFAQIAAWTADDIAEMDEKLSFKGRIEREGWVEQAKELAKG, from the coding sequence ATGTTTGCGGTTTTGAAAACCGGCGGCAAGCAGTACAAGGTCCAGTCGGGCGATATGCTGCGCGTCGAGAAGCTGGCAGCGGATGCCGGCGAGAAAGTCCAGTTCAACGAGATCCTGATGCTGGGCGGCGATAGCCCGGTCGTCGGCGTTCCGCTGATCGAAGGCGCGGCCGTTCAGGCCGAGGTCGTCGATCAGATCAAGGGCGACAAGGTCATCAACTTCGTCAAGCGCCGCCGGAAGCACGGCTCGCAGCGGACGCGCGGCCATCGCCAGCAGCTGACGCTCCTGCGCGTGACCGAGATCCTTGAAAAAGGCGCGGACAAGTCGGGCGTGAAGGCTGCGGTCGGCGCCAGCGCACTGGCCGTCGGCATGGGCAAGACCCGCTATGCCGACAACAAGGCCGAGCAGGCCGAGATGGCCAAGCGTGTGAAGAACGACGAAGCCAAGGAAAAGAGCGTCGCCAAGAAAGCCGAACCCAAAGCCGAGAAGAAGGCCGAGGAAAAGAAGGCTGCCCCCAAGAAAGCCGCCAAGGCCGAGGGTGGTGACGACCTGAAGAAGCTGTCCGGCGTGGGTCCGGCGCTGGAAAAGAAACTGCATGAGGCAGGCGTGACCACGTTTGCCCAGATCGCGGCATGGACCGCCGATGACATCGCCGAGATGGACGAGAAACTGTCCTTCAAAGGCCGCATCGAGCGTGAAGGCTGGGTCGAACAGGCCAAAGAACTGGCTAAAGGCTAA
- the rpmA gene encoding 50S ribosomal protein L27 — protein MAHKKAGGSSRNGRDSIGRRLGVKKYGGEAVIPGNILVRQRGNKFWPGDGVGQGKDHTLFATVEGAVHFRKGLKGRTFISVLPVAEAAE, from the coding sequence ATGGCACATAAGAAAGCAGGCGGTTCATCCAGAAACGGTCGCGACTCGATCGGCCGTCGTCTTGGCGTCAAGAAATACGGCGGCGAAGCCGTGATCCCCGGCAACATCCTGGTGCGTCAGCGCGGCAACAAGTTCTGGCCGGGCGACGGCGTGGGGCAGGGCAAGGACCACACCCTTTTCGCGACTGTCGAAGGCGCCGTGCATTTCCGCAAGGGCCTGAAGGGCCGTACCTTTATTTCGGTTCTCCCGGTGGCGGAGGCCGCCGAGTAA
- the ctaA gene encoding heme A synthase produces the protein MSEKRSIFQEVSDADVPRETPRGGMIDAGRRGARGAVRLWLMLLFALVVVMIAVGGLTRLTDSGLSITEWKPVTGALPPMDAATWEAEFEKYRAIPEYQLQNKGMSLSEFKTIYWWEWGHRQLGRVIGLVWALGFLVFLVTRKIPPGWAGRLLLLGGLGGLQGAIGWWMVSSGLTGQMLDVASYRLAVHLGLAFVILGFIAWYVMCLGREERELMQARRSREGKLFGLSTGWLHFAFLQILIGALVAGIDAGRTFTDWPLMAGGFLPVDFWMPELGIRNFFENPGLVQFMHRMTGYLLLAFGLVVWLRGRRSAHALTRGAFNFAFLALVLQVVLGIMTVLYIAPWQLAITHQVLAVILWVLILRARFLSQYPVVRSVRG, from the coding sequence ATGAGCGAAAAACGCAGCATTTTCCAAGAGGTGTCCGACGCCGATGTCCCGCGGGAGACGCCGCGAGGCGGCATGATAGACGCAGGTCGCCGCGGGGCGCGGGGCGCGGTGCGGCTGTGGCTGATGCTGCTCTTCGCACTGGTCGTGGTGATGATCGCCGTGGGCGGGCTGACACGCCTGACCGACAGCGGTCTGTCGATCACCGAATGGAAACCCGTCACCGGCGCGTTGCCCCCCATGGACGCCGCCACATGGGAGGCCGAGTTCGAAAAGTACCGCGCGATCCCCGAATATCAGCTTCAGAACAAGGGCATGAGCCTGTCCGAGTTCAAGACGATCTATTGGTGGGAATGGGGGCACCGGCAACTGGGCCGCGTGATCGGACTCGTCTGGGCGTTGGGTTTCCTGGTGTTCCTGGTCACGCGAAAAATCCCGCCCGGCTGGGCGGGCCGCTTGCTGCTATTGGGAGGGCTTGGCGGGCTTCAGGGTGCGATCGGCTGGTGGATGGTCAGTTCGGGCCTGACGGGCCAGATGCTAGACGTGGCCAGCTATCGGTTGGCCGTGCATCTTGGGCTGGCCTTTGTGATCCTGGGCTTCATTGCATGGTACGTGATGTGCCTTGGCCGCGAAGAGCGTGAACTGATGCAGGCCCGGCGCAGCCGGGAAGGCAAGCTGTTCGGCCTATCCACCGGCTGGCTGCATTTCGCCTTCCTGCAGATCCTGATCGGTGCCCTTGTGGCGGGAATTGACGCGGGCCGCACCTTTACCGACTGGCCGCTTATGGCGGGCGGCTTCCTGCCGGTCGATTTCTGGATGCCCGAGCTTGGGATCAGGAACTTCTTCGAGAACCCCGGCCTGGTCCAGTTCATGCATCGCATGACCGGCTACCTGCTGCTGGCCTTCGGTCTCGTGGTCTGGTTACGAGGGCGCCGCTCTGCCCATGCCCTGACGCGCGGGGCGTTCAATTTCGCGTTTCTCGCGCTGGTCCTGCAGGTCGTTCTGGGGATCATGACCGTCCTCTACATCGCGCCTTGGCAACTGGCGATCACGCACCAGGTTCTCGCCGTGATTTTGTGGGTTCTTATCCTCAGAGCACGCTTCCTCAGCCAGTACCCCGTCGTGCGATCGGTGCGCGGATGA
- a CDS encoding GNAT family N-acetyltransferase, with translation MKIEELVPETLIATERFDLRPIRASDSGLVGLYAGDERVARFTSSIPHPMPPGTAEAFIARVMDLEHPEDVWVLDGTRIGGGEVMGLIGLTRMDRSQSEIGYWIAPAYWNSGLASAAVMALLDANPQESSTIFASVFQDNASSARVLTNCGFRYLGDAESFSVARKATVPTWTYSRTV, from the coding sequence ATGAAAATCGAAGAGCTTGTTCCCGAGACGCTGATCGCAACGGAACGCTTTGACCTTCGTCCGATCCGTGCATCGGATTCGGGTCTTGTGGGACTTTATGCCGGGGACGAGCGCGTGGCGCGGTTCACGTCCTCCATTCCGCATCCGATGCCCCCCGGTACAGCCGAGGCGTTCATCGCCCGCGTGATGGACCTGGAGCATCCCGAGGATGTCTGGGTTCTGGATGGCACGCGCATCGGCGGGGGCGAAGTCATGGGCCTTATCGGCCTCACTCGCATGGACCGCAGCCAGTCCGAGATCGGGTACTGGATCGCTCCCGCCTACTGGAACAGCGGCCTCGCAAGCGCGGCAGTGATGGCACTGCTCGACGCCAATCCCCAGGAGTCCAGCACGATCTTCGCGAGTGTCTTTCAGGACAACGCGTCCTCGGCCCGTGTCCTGACGAATTGTGGGTTCCGCTATCTGGGCGATGCCGAAAGCTTTTCGGTTGCGCGCAAGGCGACGGTGCCCACCTGGACCTACAGTCGGACCGTATGA
- a CDS encoding DUF3553 domain-containing protein, whose protein sequence is MSDLNSILEPGMLVVHPDQPDWGTGQVQSNIGGKITVNFQDVGKVVIDGSRIELLPITEP, encoded by the coding sequence ATGTCCGATCTGAACAGCATCCTCGAACCCGGTATGCTTGTCGTCCACCCCGATCAGCCGGATTGGGGAACCGGACAAGTCCAATCGAATATCGGTGGCAAGATCACCGTGAACTTCCAGGATGTAGGTAAGGTTGTTATTGACGGCTCCCGCATTGAGTTGCTGCCCATCACTGAACCATGA